GCGCACTTGTCCAATACATTGGGTACCTGCCAGAAACACCACCGCTCTACGACGAGCTCACTGGTCGAGAGCAACTCGATTACGTCGCTGACCTCCGCAACATCTCGGAGAAACAAGCGGCCGACAAAATCGACACTCATCTCGACACGTTCGACCTTGCAAGCGATGCTGCGAGACGAATTGACGGCTACTCGAAGGGAATGCGCCAGAAACTCGCGTATATCCAAACGATCCTTCACAACCCAGATGTCGTGTTTCTCGACGAACCGACCAGCGGACTCGACCCACGTGCAGCGAGAATTCTCCGAGACCATATCCGCCAGCTCACCGACGACGGAACAACGGTGTTCCTCTCAACACACATTCTGCCAGTCGTCGACGAACTCGCGGACATCGTGGGCGTGCTCAATGACGGGCGGCTTGTCGCCGAAGGGACTCCTAACGGGCTGAAAGATCGCGCAGAATCCGAGAGCCAAAACACACTCGAGGACGTATTTCTTGATGTAACGAGCAGCCCCCGACACGGGTTCGATTGATGACTGGGCTTCGGGATGATTTTCGAGATGGTTGGCGAATCGCACGTGTTGAAGTCCGGCGGAGTATCCGCTGGTACTTCCAGCAACCACGGGCAAAAATCAGCCTTGCACTGTTGTTACTCGTCTTCGGGTCCATATTCCTCTTCGGCGTTGTTCCTGCAGCGTATGCACTTGGGACGACCGTTCGGATCGAACACCAATTTCCGCTGCTGACGGCGCTTCGGCAGCAGATGACGGTCCTGATAGGAGGAGTAATAGTGTTATTCGCCTTCCGGACGATCGAACGCCTCGCGCACATCGACGGCGAAGACCTCATGCTGACGACGACTACTCCCCGGGCGGTCGTAGTCGGGCTGTTGACCGCAGAATCAATACGGCTCCTGCTCTGGCTTGGCCTCCCTACACTCCTGGTGGTGGCAGTATTCGCCATTGGTGCACAGACTCCAGTGATAGCTGTCACTGTCCCTCTTGGGATCGCACCAGTGCTTGCATTTGCAGCAGTTACTGGATATTTTCTCGGGATCAGTACGCTGTATGGCGGCCGATATGTTCCCCTGTCCTCGTCGCTTAAGACGATTCTGTATCCGCTCGGCTTCGTAATAGTTATCGTCGGGTCACAGGTAGTGCCACGGCTGGCGTTCGACGGAGATCTCCCATTCTCGCTCGCGCCGATAGGACAAGCGCTACTGCAGTCACCCTTCGCTTCCTACGCAGATATCTTCCTTCTCGGCACCCCAGTTGCTCGACCACTTTCGCTCACTACTGTTGTGGTCCTCGGTGTACTCCTCGTGAGTATTCCAGCTGGATTCACCGTTTCTGGCCGTCTCGCAACGCGCTTCTGGACGACCAACACGAGCAATCGCATTACCTCATCGGACAACCCAGCCAAAGTGACACCGACGAATGTTCCACGCCCGTTTGCGTGGTGGGAGTCCGGACGTATCGCATGGCACTATCTCCGCTCGGGCCTGCGGTCACCACAGCAGTTTATCCATATGGCGTTTCTTCTGTTCGCATTCGCCCCAATTATCACATCACTCCTCGAGTCACCAGATTTAGTCTCTCTCTTCGCGCTTGGGGGCAGCATCATCTTTGGAGCGCTGCTCGCAGGCTCAGCGTTCGGGTTGAATCCTTTCGGTGACGAACAACGTGTACTTCCGTTGCTGTTACTGACTGCAACGCTCCCGAAGCAGTTTGTTCGTGGGCGGCTCGTCGCAGGGCTTACTCTGTGTCTCCCGTTTGCCATCGTCATCCCAGTCGTTATCGCAGTGCTTGGTCCCCAATCCATCATAGATACAACTGTGTTCATAATTGTGGGTCTCGTAATCGCTGTAGTCAGTGCGACATGGGCGATCGGACTCGGGACGATGTTTCCACGATACGAGTCAAGGACAATGTACGGCGTTGAGACCGTAGTACCGTCGTTTCTCGTCCTCTTCGGCCACAATGCAGTGGTCGGTCTTCTTAGTCTTATCAGCCTCGTGCTGACGGGGATTCTCCTCAATCATAGAGGATCAGTTGGTGGACTAGTGCTAGGCGTAATCGGAGTTATCCTCCTCATCCTATTGGGAACGGCA
This region of Natrinema sp. DC36 genomic DNA includes:
- a CDS encoding ABC transporter ATP-binding protein, with protein sequence MAAITATDLTKHFRNQTAVSQLNLAVPEGSVYGFLGPNGAGKTTTMRMLTGLLQPTSGNGTIMEQSIHDRRALVQYIGYLPETPPLYDELTGREQLDYVADLRNISEKQAADKIDTHLDTFDLASDAARRIDGYSKGMRQKLAYIQTILHNPDVVFLDEPTSGLDPRAARILRDHIRQLTDDGTTVFLSTHILPVVDELADIVGVLNDGRLVAEGTPNGLKDRAESESQNTLEDVFLDVTSSPRHGFD